One stretch of Brevibacillus laterosporus DNA includes these proteins:
- a CDS encoding aminotransferase yields MSQVTNKSRLSAIVEELKPSGIRRFFDLAASMEGVISLGVGEPDFVTPWRIREASISSLECGYTAYTSNAGLMDLRKEIQRYTEDLIGVSYQPANEIMVTVGASEAIDIALRAIINPDDEVLIVEPCYVSYEPVIRLAGGVPVFLHTYAENQFKLTPQELEAKITEKTRAIIFCYPNNPTGSIMSLEEWKELEPILTKHDLIVLSDEIYAELTFDQQHESIVSLPGMKERTILISGFSKSFAMTGWRLGYVCAPEDLLQGMLKIHQYTMLCAPITGQMGALEALRGGRDDVDRMVESYCQRRNFVVQSFSEMGLPCHKPAGAFYAFPSIASTGLSSAEFAERLLMEEKVAVVPGDVFGSSGEGYIRCSYATSFEQLEKALERMSRFVARLS; encoded by the coding sequence ATGAGTCAGGTGACCAATAAAAGCCGTTTGTCAGCCATCGTAGAAGAACTCAAGCCTTCTGGCATTCGCCGCTTTTTTGATTTGGCCGCTTCCATGGAGGGTGTCATTTCGCTAGGGGTGGGAGAGCCTGATTTTGTGACACCTTGGCGCATTCGCGAGGCCTCTATCTCTTCTCTGGAATGTGGTTATACGGCTTATACCTCCAATGCGGGGCTCATGGATTTGCGGAAAGAGATTCAGCGTTATACAGAGGATTTAATCGGTGTATCCTACCAGCCTGCCAATGAGATCATGGTGACGGTGGGAGCAAGTGAAGCGATTGATATTGCGCTACGGGCCATTATTAATCCGGATGACGAGGTGCTAATTGTTGAGCCATGTTATGTCTCCTATGAGCCTGTGATTCGCTTAGCTGGTGGAGTCCCTGTCTTTTTACACACGTATGCAGAAAATCAATTTAAACTGACACCACAGGAATTAGAAGCTAAAATCACGGAGAAAACTCGTGCGATTATTTTTTGTTACCCGAACAATCCGACTGGTAGTATTATGAGTTTGGAAGAATGGAAGGAATTAGAACCAATTCTAACCAAGCATGATCTAATCGTACTCTCTGATGAAATATATGCAGAGCTGACGTTTGACCAACAGCATGAGAGTATCGTGAGCTTACCTGGTATGAAGGAACGCACGATTTTAATTTCTGGATTCTCTAAATCCTTTGCTATGACAGGATGGCGTCTAGGGTACGTTTGCGCACCGGAAGATTTGTTGCAGGGCATGTTGAAAATCCATCAGTACACAATGCTATGTGCCCCCATCACTGGTCAGATGGGGGCCTTAGAAGCCTTGCGTGGAGGGCGTGACGATGTGGATCGCATGGTGGAAAGCTACTGCCAACGTCGCAATTTTGTCGTGCAAAGCTTCTCTGAAATGGGACTTCCATGTCATAAACCTGCAGGAGCCTTTTATGCCTTCCCATCTATCGCTTCTACTGGTTTGTCATCCGCTGAATTTGCAGAGCGTTTGCTTATGGAAGAGAAGGTAGCAGTTGTGCCAGGTGACGTATTTGGTTCAAGTGGAGAGGGGTATATCCGTTGCTCATACGCCACATCCTTTGAACAATTGGAGAAAGCACTAGAGCGTATGAGTCGGTTCGTAGCGCGTCTCTCTTAA
- a CDS encoding Lrp/AsnC family transcriptional regulator, protein METVKSKKLLMLLEENCRLSNKQLALLLDSTEEEIEAEIKRLQSEKIIVKYPALINWERVEDNHNVTAMIDVKVTPIREVGFEKVAERISRFPEVKAVYLMSGAGYDISVVLEGKTMHEVANFVTKKLAVLDNVVSTATHFILKRYKHDGTILEDYDDDRRMVVTP, encoded by the coding sequence ATGGAGACTGTGAAAAGCAAAAAACTGCTAATGCTCCTGGAAGAAAATTGCCGACTGAGCAATAAGCAACTTGCGCTTCTATTGGATAGTACAGAAGAAGAGATAGAAGCAGAAATTAAACGTCTACAATCAGAGAAAATTATTGTGAAATATCCGGCGCTGATCAATTGGGAACGTGTGGAGGATAATCATAATGTAACAGCCATGATCGATGTCAAAGTAACACCGATACGCGAGGTTGGTTTTGAGAAGGTAGCGGAGCGTATTTCACGTTTCCCTGAAGTAAAAGCCGTGTATCTTATGTCGGGAGCTGGCTATGATATTTCAGTTGTACTAGAAGGTAAAACGATGCATGAGGTTGCTAACTTTGTAACAAAGAAATTAGCCGTTTTAGATAACGTCGTATCTACAGCGACTCACTTTATTTTGAAGCGTTACAAGCACGACGGTACCATTCTAGAAGATTATGACGATGATCGCAGGATGGTGGTAACGCCATGA
- the murA gene encoding UDP-N-acetylglucosamine 1-carboxyvinyltransferase produces the protein MEKIIVRGGKALAGNVKVSGAKNAVLPIIAASILAEEGISIIHDVPGLDDVHTICELLKTLQIDITYRDEMLTINATDLKGVEAPYELVRKMRASFLVMGPLLARKGKARIALPGGCAIGTRPIDQHLKGFEAMGAKIEIGQGFIEANVNGRLQGAKIYLDVASVGATENIMMAACLAEGTTIIENAAEEPEIVDLANFLNSMGAKIRGAGTGSIRIEGVESMKGCTHCVIPDRIEAGTFMVAAAITGGDVFIEGIISDHVKSVTAKLREMGVTVDEQENGIRVTRKGALKAVDLKTLPHPGFPTDMQSQMMALQLASEGTSIITETVFENRFMHVEEFRRMSANIKIEGRSAIVEGSVPLTGAKVSATDLRAGAALILAGLIAEGETEVGGLHHLDRGYVNFTEKLQQLGANVKRVKMEEQVAPSTEKVTAKALKVNLSPNFA, from the coding sequence TTGGAAAAAATTATTGTCCGCGGTGGTAAGGCATTAGCAGGAAACGTAAAGGTTTCTGGTGCGAAAAATGCGGTTCTACCGATTATTGCTGCATCTATTTTGGCAGAAGAAGGAATATCTATCATTCATGACGTTCCTGGATTGGATGATGTCCATACAATTTGTGAATTGCTTAAAACCCTGCAAATTGACATTACATATCGAGATGAAATGTTAACCATTAATGCGACTGATCTAAAGGGTGTGGAAGCTCCTTATGAATTGGTACGCAAAATGAGAGCTTCGTTCCTTGTAATGGGACCTTTGCTCGCGCGTAAAGGAAAAGCTCGTATTGCGTTGCCTGGTGGATGTGCGATTGGTACACGTCCAATTGATCAGCATCTTAAAGGTTTTGAAGCGATGGGTGCTAAAATTGAGATTGGCCAAGGATTTATAGAAGCGAATGTTAATGGTCGACTGCAAGGAGCAAAAATCTATCTAGATGTTGCGAGTGTAGGGGCTACTGAAAATATTATGATGGCTGCATGTTTGGCTGAAGGAACAACAATTATTGAAAATGCTGCGGAAGAGCCAGAGATTGTTGATTTGGCTAACTTCTTGAATAGTATGGGCGCTAAAATTCGTGGAGCAGGTACAGGATCCATTCGTATTGAAGGCGTAGAGAGCATGAAAGGTTGCACCCATTGTGTGATCCCTGACCGTATTGAGGCAGGAACTTTCATGGTTGCAGCTGCTATCACAGGTGGAGACGTTTTTATTGAAGGAATTATTTCCGATCACGTCAAATCCGTTACTGCTAAGCTTCGTGAAATGGGCGTTACTGTAGATGAACAAGAAAACGGCATTCGTGTTACTCGCAAGGGCGCACTGAAAGCTGTGGACTTGAAAACTTTACCGCATCCAGGGTTCCCAACTGATATGCAATCGCAAATGATGGCGTTGCAGCTTGCTTCAGAAGGGACAAGCATTATTACGGAAACTGTATTTGAGAATCGTTTCATGCACGTCGAGGAATTTAGACGCATGAGTGCTAATATTAAAATTGAAGGACGTAGTGCGATCGTAGAAGGTAGTGTTCCGCTCACTGGAGCTAAAGTGAGTGCTACTGATCTGCGTGCTGGTGCTGCGCTCATTTTGGCTGGACTTATTGCTGAAGGTGAGACAGAAGTAGGCGGATTGCACCATCTTGACCGTGGTTATGTGAATTTCACTGAAAAACTGCAACAACTAGGTGCCAATGTGAAACGCGTGAAAATGGAAGAGCAAGTAGCTCCAAGCACTGAAAAAGTAACAGCGAAAGCTTTGAAAGTAAATTTATCTCCTAATTTTGCGTAA
- a CDS encoding DUF1146 domain-containing protein encodes MLLGSNGLYSLMMIIISVICIGISWWAIQAFRFDLFVKRADSAQTKLLQILLSIVIGHGVARFFMDYLGYSLLLNQLFH; translated from the coding sequence TTGTTGCTCGGTTCAAATGGGCTTTACTCCTTGATGATGATAATTATTTCGGTCATCTGTATTGGCATTAGCTGGTGGGCTATACAAGCTTTTCGCTTTGATCTATTTGTAAAACGTGCAGATAGTGCCCAAACCAAGCTATTACAAATCTTGCTTTCCATTGTTATCGGACATGGAGTAGCACGTTTTTTCATGGACTATTTAGGCTATTCTCTGTTACTCAATCAATTGTTTCATTAG
- the nuoN gene encoding NADH-quinone oxidoreductase subunit NuoN: MDVKDIFSYNWSYLLPEFTILGFATVLSIVDLIAGKRLNRTIMGWLSLIGVILAGYFIVNNVTSLKEPVVYMADMMRVDHFGSAFKLILLAGVAFALLMSISYIKKTDEVVHSGEFYYLMLMGLVGCMVMASSADLITLFVGLELLSLSSYILVGMRKKRMDSNESAFKYVVAGGIATAVTLFGMSYLYGFSGTTNLYEMTQRLSEAYQSGFGPMILIGFVFLVAGLTFKISAVPNHMWAPDVYQGAATPVTAFLAVVSKGAGFALLIRVMILSFAGLFNQETNQSVFSGMLWILSIVAGLSMIVGNTLALRQTNVKRLMAYSGIAQAGYLLVPLVILHQTFFFEQIIFYLVAYLLMAFGAFALIMVVTDDRKTQDIKAFAGLYHRSPLAALAMTLFLLSLAGIPISAGFFGKFYIFLSAIGSSSFWLAGIMLATSVVSYYYYFGIIRQMYMRSGETEAALRLPIGVTIIVVLAALGTFVFGIVPEILIQYIHTHFNPMFNLGDML, encoded by the coding sequence ATGGACGTAAAAGATATCTTTTCTTATAACTGGAGTTATCTCCTGCCGGAGTTTACGATTCTTGGTTTTGCGACTGTCCTGTCCATTGTTGACTTGATTGCGGGTAAACGTCTGAATCGGACTATCATGGGGTGGCTGTCCTTGATAGGCGTTATTCTAGCTGGCTATTTCATTGTAAACAATGTGACTTCGCTAAAAGAACCTGTCGTTTACATGGCAGATATGATGCGGGTTGATCATTTTGGTAGTGCGTTCAAATTGATTTTGTTAGCTGGGGTCGCCTTTGCTTTACTGATGTCGATCAGCTATATAAAGAAAACAGATGAGGTTGTTCATTCTGGAGAGTTCTACTATCTAATGCTAATGGGATTAGTTGGCTGTATGGTGATGGCTTCTTCAGCAGATTTAATCACATTATTCGTGGGGCTGGAATTACTCTCTCTGTCTTCGTATATCTTGGTGGGTATGCGTAAGAAACGGATGGATAGCAACGAATCTGCCTTTAAGTACGTAGTGGCTGGTGGTATCGCTACAGCTGTTACGTTGTTCGGGATGTCGTATCTATACGGATTTAGTGGTACAACCAATCTGTACGAAATGACGCAACGCTTGTCAGAAGCTTACCAGAGTGGTTTTGGTCCGATGATTTTGATAGGTTTTGTCTTCCTGGTAGCAGGTCTGACGTTTAAAATCTCAGCGGTACCTAATCATATGTGGGCACCTGACGTGTATCAAGGGGCCGCTACGCCAGTTACTGCGTTTTTGGCAGTTGTCTCCAAAGGTGCTGGTTTTGCGCTCCTCATCCGCGTTATGATTTTAAGTTTTGCTGGGCTATTTAATCAAGAAACAAATCAAAGTGTTTTTAGTGGCATGCTCTGGATTTTGTCTATCGTAGCTGGATTGTCCATGATTGTAGGAAATACGCTGGCATTACGCCAAACAAACGTGAAACGTCTCATGGCTTACTCCGGTATCGCCCAAGCAGGTTATTTACTGGTGCCACTGGTTATTTTGCATCAGACATTCTTTTTTGAACAAATTATCTTCTATCTAGTTGCTTACCTGTTGATGGCGTTTGGTGCTTTTGCACTGATTATGGTGGTGACAGACGACAGAAAAACGCAAGATATCAAAGCATTCGCAGGGTTGTATCATCGCTCTCCACTGGCAGCCTTGGCTATGACGCTATTCTTGCTCTCGTTAGCAGGCATCCCTATCTCTGCTGGATTCTTTGGTAAGTTCTATATCTTCCTAAGTGCGATTGGAAGCAGTAGCTTCTGGTTAGCAGGAATCATGCTCGCTACCAGTGTCGTATCCTATTATTATTACTTTGGAATCATTCGACAAATGTATATGCGATCAGGGGAGACGGAAGCTGCATTGCGGTTGCCAATAGGAGTAACAATCATAGTGGTGCTGGCGGCACTAGGGACTTTTGTCTTCGGGATTGTGCCAGAGATTCTAATCCAGTATATCCATACTCATTTTAATCCGATGTTTAATTTGGGAGATATGCTGTAA
- a CDS encoding NADH-quinone oxidoreductase subunit M — MVNSYLLSLLTFSPLVAILILVFVPKHQVSIVKQIGMLGTLLPLVLALMMFGAFDYQRVGNQFEEHATWIQIPASITADQQLYNLHIDYEMGVDGISMPLLLMTAIIGTLAAVGSWGIKKRAKEYFVFFHLLLIGMFGVFAAQNLLLFFLFFEVTLVSMYFLIGIWGYTDREKAANRFLLYNGIGSALMLVGFITLFFVSAIVTQEPTMSIPVLTEALSAPSNAFMEQVPETFRWGLFLVLFIAFGIKLPIFPFHTWMLKVHVQAPPAIVMIHSGILLKMGAYGLLRMGIGFFPETVQYFATGMAILGLINILYGASLAFVQKDLKMVLAYSSISHMGVILLGFASMNQFGFQGALFQVISHGFISALMFFLVGIIWDRTGTSQIDQLGGLAKSMPFVSGVFLAAGMASLGLPGMSGFISEFFAFLGLFASQPVLAAIGTLGIIFTAVYVLRAVMAVTYGPAKEKHLDLADAQPMEVIPIVVLLGFIILIGVYPAMLSNPLQETLKSIVIHVTGIGG; from the coding sequence TTGGTAAATAGCTATCTGTTATCGCTCCTGACGTTCTCACCTCTTGTGGCTATCTTGATCTTAGTGTTCGTTCCGAAGCATCAGGTTAGCATCGTCAAGCAAATAGGAATGCTAGGAACGTTGTTACCGTTGGTTTTGGCACTAATGATGTTTGGAGCCTTTGACTATCAACGAGTGGGCAATCAATTTGAGGAACATGCGACATGGATTCAAATACCTGCCTCCATCACAGCCGATCAACAGCTTTATAACTTGCATATTGATTATGAAATGGGTGTAGATGGAATCTCCATGCCATTGCTTCTGATGACAGCTATCATCGGGACGTTGGCCGCTGTTGGTTCGTGGGGGATCAAAAAGAGGGCGAAAGAATACTTTGTTTTCTTTCATCTGTTGTTAATTGGGATGTTTGGTGTTTTTGCCGCTCAGAACTTGTTATTGTTCTTCTTGTTCTTTGAGGTAACTCTGGTATCTATGTACTTCCTCATTGGAATTTGGGGTTATACGGATAGAGAAAAAGCAGCTAATCGTTTTCTTCTCTATAATGGAATTGGCTCTGCACTAATGTTGGTCGGATTTATCACGTTGTTCTTTGTGAGCGCCATTGTGACACAAGAGCCAACCATGAGTATTCCAGTGCTGACAGAAGCGCTAAGTGCACCGAGCAATGCCTTTATGGAACAGGTTCCAGAGACATTCCGCTGGGGACTTTTCCTCGTACTATTTATTGCCTTTGGGATTAAGCTTCCTATTTTTCCGTTCCATACGTGGATGTTAAAGGTGCATGTGCAAGCGCCACCAGCTATTGTTATGATTCACTCCGGTATTCTCTTAAAAATGGGAGCATACGGATTACTACGTATGGGGATTGGATTCTTTCCTGAAACGGTTCAATATTTTGCAACAGGGATGGCAATTCTGGGTTTAATTAATATTTTGTACGGAGCTTCGCTTGCCTTTGTTCAAAAGGACCTCAAAATGGTGTTAGCCTACTCCAGTATCAGCCACATGGGTGTTATCTTGTTAGGCTTTGCCTCTATGAATCAGTTCGGGTTTCAAGGAGCGTTATTCCAAGTGATATCACATGGATTTATTTCAGCGCTGATGTTCTTTTTAGTAGGGATCATTTGGGATCGAACGGGTACCTCTCAGATTGATCAGCTAGGGGGATTAGCTAAATCAATGCCGTTTGTTAGCGGCGTCTTCCTTGCTGCGGGGATGGCTTCCTTAGGATTGCCGGGGATGTCGGGCTTTATCAGTGAGTTTTTTGCCTTCCTTGGCTTATTCGCGAGTCAGCCTGTGTTGGCAGCGATTGGTACCCTAGGTATTATCTTTACCGCGGTCTATGTATTGCGTGCCGTTATGGCGGTAACGTACGGACCAGCGAAAGAAAAGCATCTGGATTTGGCCGACGCACAGCCTATGGAGGTAATCCCAATTGTTGTGTTGCTAGGCTTTATCATCCTGATCGGTGTTTATCCAGCGATGTTAAGTAATCCTTTGCAAGAGACGCTTAAAAGCATTGTCATCCATGTGACGGGAATAGGAGGGTAA
- a CDS encoding NADH-quinone oxidoreductase subunit L, producing the protein MDTSMQYAWLVPLFPLIAFAIILSFGRQLKEGAAYISILLTAASLVLASITFMARFQGGAQDYVLSLKWLQVGDYVIPVGFEVNQLNAMMLVIVSIVSLLVQIYSRGYMQGDQRVPVFYQYLALFTFSMLGLVISPNLLQLYIFWELVGVCSFLLVGYYYFKPEAKAAAKKAFIVTRIGDVGLFIAICLLFWQTGRFEFDDIFTAIHGGKVDPFIITLAAILIFVGAAGKSGQFPLHTWLPDAMEGPTPVSALIHAATMVAAGVYLVATTFPLFIESPVALNVVAYVGGFTAIFAASIGLTQRDIKRVLAYSTVSQLGFMMMALGVAGAAGYVAGTFHLMTHAFFKALLFLAAGSVIHAAHTQDVFKMGGLSKRMPVTSVVFLIGCLAIAGIPPFSGFWSKEEILGAVYMAGRYDLLVIAIVAAFFTAFYMFRLYFLTFRGKPASEGAKKAHESPSVMTIPMLILALLAISAGFINLPNAPVLGEWLMSGSVGQFIIDKFGEEAGHGALWLQIVAVIISLIGIGLAYLMYGKKSFPNDTIPEQLPWLYQLSYRKYYMDELYTFVFIRPLQGIGLAFNWLDYYVIGGVVRSVGSLANLAGRLFSRLQSGQMQTYGFMVLLGLVVLMVSLTALGGVPFGK; encoded by the coding sequence ATGGATACAAGTATGCAGTACGCTTGGCTCGTACCGCTTTTTCCTCTGATCGCTTTTGCCATCATCCTCTCGTTCGGACGGCAATTAAAAGAGGGAGCGGCGTACATAAGCATTTTATTGACGGCGGCATCTTTGGTGTTAGCTAGTATCACGTTCATGGCTCGTTTTCAAGGAGGAGCACAGGATTACGTACTCAGCCTCAAATGGCTCCAAGTAGGTGATTATGTTATTCCTGTAGGCTTTGAAGTAAATCAATTAAATGCCATGATGCTGGTGATTGTTTCAATCGTGAGTTTGTTAGTACAGATTTATTCGCGTGGTTACATGCAAGGAGATCAGCGCGTTCCAGTGTTTTATCAATATCTAGCGCTATTTACATTCTCCATGCTCGGATTGGTTATTTCGCCAAACCTCTTACAATTATATATTTTCTGGGAATTAGTAGGTGTCTGTTCCTTCCTATTGGTGGGGTACTACTATTTTAAACCGGAGGCAAAGGCAGCGGCCAAAAAGGCTTTTATTGTTACTCGGATCGGTGATGTTGGCTTATTCATTGCGATCTGTCTGTTGTTTTGGCAAACAGGACGCTTTGAATTTGATGATATATTTACCGCTATCCACGGTGGTAAAGTAGATCCATTTATTATCACATTAGCTGCTATTCTGATTTTTGTGGGGGCAGCAGGTAAATCAGGCCAATTCCCGTTACATACCTGGTTGCCTGATGCGATGGAAGGCCCAACCCCTGTATCTGCTTTAATTCATGCAGCAACGATGGTAGCTGCTGGGGTATATCTGGTAGCGACGACCTTTCCGCTATTTATTGAGTCGCCAGTCGCCTTAAATGTAGTGGCTTATGTTGGTGGGTTTACCGCTATTTTCGCCGCCTCTATTGGTCTAACGCAACGTGATATTAAGCGTGTTCTTGCCTATTCTACTGTCAGTCAGCTTGGCTTTATGATGATGGCATTGGGAGTGGCAGGCGCAGCAGGTTACGTGGCAGGAACCTTTCATTTGATGACGCATGCGTTCTTTAAAGCGTTGTTATTCCTTGCAGCAGGTAGCGTGATACATGCGGCACATACTCAAGATGTTTTTAAAATGGGTGGCTTATCCAAACGTATGCCAGTGACATCGGTTGTTTTTTTGATCGGCTGTCTCGCTATTGCTGGAATACCACCATTCTCCGGCTTCTGGTCAAAAGAAGAAATTCTCGGAGCGGTATATATGGCAGGACGATATGACTTACTAGTGATTGCGATTGTAGCTGCTTTCTTTACCGCTTTTTATATGTTCCGTCTATATTTCCTTACATTTAGAGGAAAGCCTGCTTCTGAAGGGGCTAAAAAAGCGCATGAATCACCAAGCGTCATGACGATTCCCATGCTCATACTAGCTTTACTTGCGATTAGTGCTGGTTTTATTAATCTACCGAATGCTCCTGTACTAGGGGAATGGTTGATGAGTGGTTCTGTTGGTCAATTTATTATCGACAAGTTTGGAGAAGAAGCTGGACATGGTGCTTTATGGTTGCAGATTGTGGCAGTCATCATTTCACTGATTGGAATAGGACTCGCTTATCTGATGTATGGCAAAAAAAGCTTTCCGAACGATACGATACCTGAACAACTACCGTGGCTTTATCAGTTGTCGTACCGTAAATATTACATGGATGAACTATATACTTTTGTGTTTATTCGTCCACTTCAAGGCATTGGTCTTGCTTTTAATTGGCTGGATTACTATGTCATTGGTGGCGTGGTTAGAAGCGTTGGTTCGTTGGCTAATTTGGCCGGGCGGTTATTTAGCCGGTTACAATCGGGTCAGATGCAGACCTATGGTTTTATGGTTTTGCTGGGACTCGTTGTATTAATGGTCAGTCTTACGGCGCTAGGAGGTGTTCCTTTTGGTAAATAG
- the nuoK gene encoding NADH-quinone oxidoreductase subunit NuoK, which yields MDIHISSYLLVALILFCVGLFGALTKRNAIIVLLSIELMLNAVNINLVAFSKYGLHAAVTGQIFTLFTMTVAAAEVAVGIAVLIALYRNRDTVNVDEMDKLKD from the coding sequence ATGGATATTCATATCTCTTCTTATTTGCTTGTTGCCCTCATTCTATTTTGTGTTGGACTGTTCGGGGCATTGACCAAACGAAATGCCATTATCGTCTTGCTCTCCATTGAACTCATGCTGAATGCTGTAAATATTAATTTAGTAGCATTCTCTAAATATGGTTTGCATGCGGCTGTTACGGGTCAAATCTTCACACTGTTTACCATGACGGTAGCTGCTGCAGAGGTAGCTGTTGGGATTGCTGTATTGATCGCTCTCTATCGTAATCGTGATACGGTGAATGTTGACGAGATGGATAAATTAAAAGATTAA
- a CDS encoding NADH-quinone oxidoreductase subunit J — MFFILGLLTIGGAIFMINFNRVVHMVISIGVTFISIAGLFVLLGAEFVAVSQILVYSGAISILMLFGIMLTKHDATEEGKKRGARFWFSLAGVATLFVTIFMAIQYTNWASVPARTPNPSISNVKEIGIDVFTKFVIPFELLSVLLLVALVGAIVLAKKEEE, encoded by the coding sequence GTGTTCTTTATATTGGGCCTCCTGACCATTGGGGGCGCCATTTTTATGATTAACTTTAATCGAGTGGTGCACATGGTGATCTCTATTGGGGTAACGTTTATTAGCATCGCTGGTTTGTTTGTGCTACTGGGAGCTGAATTCGTTGCTGTTTCCCAAATCTTAGTCTATTCAGGAGCCATCTCTATTCTGATGTTGTTCGGAATTATGTTAACCAAGCATGATGCGACAGAAGAAGGGAAAAAGCGTGGAGCTAGGTTCTGGTTTAGCTTGGCAGGAGTAGCTACCTTATTTGTAACTATTTTTATGGCCATCCAATATACGAATTGGGCCTCCGTGCCTGCAAGAACACCAAATCCATCTATTAGTAACGTAAAAGAAATTGGGATTGATGTATTTACGAAATTCGTGATTCCATTTGAATTGTTGTCCGTTCTGTTATTAGTTGCTTTGGTAGGCGCAATTGTTTTGGCTAAGAAAGAGGAGGAGTAA
- the nuoI gene encoding NADH-quinone oxidoreductase subunit NuoI, translating into MLGFAKGLGYTLKKLSEKKLTTMYPDVPFQMPPRFRGIQHFSPEKCIVCNQCARVCPTECIQLTGKPHPDPEKKGKIIDTYDINFEICILCDLCTEVCPTNAIVMTNNFELAVYSRDELYKDLKWLDDNNTNVREEN; encoded by the coding sequence GTGCTAGGATTTGCCAAAGGCCTAGGCTACACGCTCAAAAAGCTGTCCGAAAAAAAGCTGACGACGATGTATCCGGATGTGCCCTTCCAGATGCCGCCTCGATTTCGAGGAATCCAGCATTTCTCGCCGGAAAAATGCATCGTGTGCAATCAGTGCGCTCGCGTCTGTCCGACTGAGTGTATTCAGCTGACTGGGAAACCGCATCCTGATCCCGAGAAAAAAGGTAAAATTATTGATACGTATGATATCAACTTCGAAATCTGTATTTTATGTGACCTCTGTACAGAGGTTTGCCCAACGAATGCGATCGTCATGACCAATAATTTTGAGCTGGCTGTATACAGTCGCGATGAATTGTACAAGGATTTAAAATGGTTGGATGATAACAATACCAATGTGAGGGAGGAGAACTAA
- the nuoH gene encoding NADH-quinone oxidoreductase subunit NuoH, with product MTSWIQQTPSFTNVLLFSMAAIVLLLVVLAFVTYAIYFERKVIGWMQLRYGPNRVGPLGLLQTVSDVVKLLIKEDIRPKNADRALFTLAPILAYAPAFAVLAVMPFTDKLQFADLGIGVLYYIALSGITVMGVITAGWASNNKYSLIGGMRSAAQMISYEVPLVMSVVGVVLMTGSLNLKDIVYAQQGMWNIIPQILGFGVFLIAAQAELNRSPFDLPEAESELVAGYHVEYSGFRFAMFMLSEYVYMFGMGTLITILFLGGWLPIHPSLSFIPPIIWFILKFMCYIFLQFWIRATMPRFRADQLMGFAWKGLLPIALLNILLTAVVISFQKGFI from the coding sequence ATGACCAGTTGGATTCAACAAACCCCATCTTTTACCAATGTTTTACTGTTCTCCATGGCAGCAATAGTGTTACTGTTAGTGGTACTTGCCTTTGTTACATATGCCATCTATTTTGAGCGGAAAGTGATTGGATGGATGCAATTACGCTATGGCCCTAATCGTGTAGGTCCCTTGGGGCTCCTGCAAACGGTATCTGATGTTGTCAAATTACTTATTAAAGAAGATATTCGACCAAAAAATGCAGACCGTGCTCTATTTACACTAGCTCCTATATTGGCCTATGCTCCTGCTTTTGCGGTACTGGCTGTCATGCCATTTACTGATAAGCTTCAATTTGCGGATCTAGGAATTGGAGTACTCTATTACATTGCACTATCTGGTATTACGGTCATGGGTGTCATTACGGCTGGATGGGCTTCTAATAATAAGTATTCTTTAATTGGCGGTATGCGTTCAGCGGCACAGATGATTAGTTACGAGGTGCCGCTGGTTATGTCGGTTGTGGGTGTTGTCCTGATGACAGGCAGTCTTAACCTAAAGGATATCGTCTATGCACAGCAGGGCATGTGGAATATCATTCCGCAAATATTAGGATTTGGTGTATTCTTAATTGCAGCACAGGCTGAATTGAATCGGTCCCCTTTTGATTTGCCAGAAGCGGAGTCGGAGCTTGTGGCAGGTTACCATGTAGAATACTCTGGATTCCGCTTTGCGATGTTTATGTTATCAGAGTACGTGTACATGTTTGGAATGGGAACTCTGATTACCATTCTGTTTTTGGGAGGATGGCTACCCATTCATCCAAGTCTCAGCTTTATTCCGCCTATTATTTGGTTTATCCTTAAATTTATGTGTTATATATTTTTGCAGTTCTGGATTAGGGCTACGATGCCGCGATTCCGTGCAGACCAATTAATGGGCTTTGCCTGGAAAGGGCTTTTACCAATTGCCCTATTGAACATTTTACTTACGGCTGTAGTCATCTCATTTCAAAAAGGTTTTATTTAG